A stretch of DNA from Perognathus longimembris pacificus isolate PPM17 chromosome 14, ASM2315922v1, whole genome shotgun sequence:
TGAAACCTGTTTTCCCTTTGGCAAAATGGGAGTACCTTAAAAATGGTGGGCAGATGAAATGAGTCCACACATCAGAGAGAGTACAGAGTGCATACATATAGAAGGCACTCAATTATAGCAGAATTCTTGTTAGAATGTTCgggttaatattttatttttcctgtttttccaaatataattttcattagaatgttttagttctttttaaaaaaggtaaagtCATAAGGTTTTATATAATATTCTGTTCAAAACATTGCACACTTGCCATCAATGTAACAGAATCTGGCTATCCCTTCTCCAATCTGAATGTTCATTGACTAGACTTcttatactttttatttgttttgtttttgttgccagtcctggggtgtggactcagggcctgagcactgtccctggcttctttttgctcagggctagcactctacctcttgagccacagtgccacttctggctttttcctacatatgtggtgctgagggatcaaacccagggcttcatgtatatgaggtgagcactttaccactaggccatattcctagccctgacttcatatactttttaaacctttttttaggacctttgattttaaaatataaaggatCTAAAAGTTCATAACTACATTTTGATGTTACAAGTGCTTTATTTTATTCCACAGGTATAccattgtgtttatttattatgcATTCTGCTTGGTATTAATGATGCTGCTCCGACCTCTTCTGGTAAAGAAGATTGCATGTGGCTTAGGGAAGTCCGACAGATTTAAAAGTATTTATGCTGCCCTCTATTTCTTCCCAATTCTAACTGTGCTGCAGGCAGTTGGTGGAGGCCTTCTATGTGAGTATATGtttattgttttatgtttatgttatatattatttatacaaaGCATTTTATAGTCATTTGGAATATATTATTACATGTAATAAACAATGTCTCTCTGAACTCAATTTCGCAGCTTTTTCTTAAAAACCAGCCATAAATCCTTGAAAAGAGGCCTTAGTACATATTTTTACTAAAAGTTACAGgcattcttaagaaaaaaaagaatggaatagaaatttGAAGCTCATAGCCAGATTGGACTATTATTAAAACTGTTATTATTgttaagtaattgtataaaggagtttcagttcatcATGccgatttataaatatatatgctgtATCTTGTTTCCCCTCAAACTGGATCATTTTTttataagtttttattataaaactgatgtacagagaggttacagtttcatacgttaggcattggatacatttcttgtactgtttgttacctcctccctcattccccctctcccctccccctttcccttccccccccccaccccaggtgttcagttcacttacaccaaacagttttgcaagtattgcttttgttgttatttctctttttttaccctttgtctctcaattttggtattccctttcaatttcctagttctaataccagtatacacagttacCAATATAAACTGGATCATTTTTAAAGGCTAAatataaaacaagaataaaaacttCCTTGCATATTATAGTTAGAAATTAGTCTTGATATGTACTGTTTAATATTAATTCAGGTCTTGAATTACATATAATAAAAAAGTACCAatctgttctttattttgtttctttttttttttaagccaatctgttcattcatttctttcagcAGCAATTTAGATTGACATGTGCTTCAACTGAACAACAAAGAGTCATTATTACAGGTCTCACATACTAGTAGGAGACACAGGAGAGAAGCTGGGAAATAGCTGAGGGAACAGGCCAGATTTGAAGAACATGACACTGAATGTTCCAAGATGTTGGGATATGTCCTTTAGGAGGAACTCACCAGGGTGTAGAGGGTGAGCCTTCTGCCCTAAAGGGTACCATGCAAatgctgccattttttttccacttggattttttattcttttgccagccctggggtttgaactcaaggcctgggcactatcccaaacttcttttgctcaagattagtgctctaccacttgagccacagtgcctttctgAGTTGTTGGTTGTAAATAAAAAGTCTACAGACTTTTTtacctgctggcttcaaatcatgatcctcaggtctcagtctcctgaatagctagaattacagatgtgagctacccgCGTCTAGTTCCACTTGAATTTTAAACTTTATTGgtctatttattttatctttaaggagttgtaaaaatgacttgccattcaacaaagaagtttatgagaaaaatgcatcttgatcagtgacaTTCCTTTCATCATTTATAATATACTTTGGTTCAAGGTGAGGGTAGTCCTGAAAGTGAGGCCAAAGGAACAGGAAATCGGAAGCTAGTTAGGGGTGTGATATCCTTCAGGTTCTAGTTTACAGACCAACAATTTATTTGGTGGCTGTCATTTAAAAATCTACAGTCCCTTCTATCTCTTACCCACTCCCTGATGGATTAGGCCCACTTCAGTTATTTGCCAGTATGGCTAGTGCATTTGAGGTTGCTGCTACTACTGTGGCAAATATGACCCTACTTGTAAAAAGATTTGGAAGGAAGTAGtcagatttttgttttagaaagacAACTCAGTAGCCTGATGGAATATAGTcaaaggaagggagaatgagggatccTTTCAGGGAATATTCCAGTCCTTTAGACTTGCCTGATCTAAAACAGAAACACTGGGAACACAGCAGTAATTTTAAAGAGGGCTATCTAAAGTAGGTAACAAATACTGGAGTTGAAGGAATGAGTAAGAGTGTAACAATGTAACTTTCTTAGCAACTAGCACATGGATAAACAGCAAATAGACAGGTTTGAGAGAAGTGAATTGAGTTCCTAGTATTCATGAAATGGCTGACAGGTTATAGGAAGGAATTTATGCTGGTTTGGAGCTTGGGAGAACTAGGTAGGCTAGAAAAAGCAGCTCTGGGTTATgaaatggaggaaaggaaaaatttgTGAAAGGCAGGAAGAGGTTTGGAAGCATAACTGAGAGACTGCCAGAGAGCACATATTTAATGACATATAGAAGTTATGAAATTCAGTTTtacagttttaaaattttattggaacAGGGCATGCCCATTGGTCTGTACCTTTTCTGTGGTTGCCTTCCTACTACCAGTTGCATACATAACTAGATAACTAAGACAGACTGCATGGCTTGCAAGGCCAATAGCATTTACTATCTGACCTTAACTAGAAAATGTTGGGTGACCTAATGTCTAACATATGAGGACTCAAGTCTTACAGAACTGGTTGAGTAAGGGGTTTTTTTGACCCAAGGAAGAATTATActctttgaatttgtttttttattcacaaaatacatttaatttccaATGTAATATGAATACTTATCTTTCAGATTATGCCTTCCCATACATTATATTAGTGTTATCTTTGGTTACTCTGGCTGTGTACATGTCAGCTTCTGAAATAGAGGTAGGatgtctttcttctttgttatttttttttcatattgactATAATAGTGCATATGGTATGATAAAGTGAAATTGGTAGTTTTAGTAGTCCTTGGCTAATGGATCTATTACCAGCTTTTAGCAAATCCTTAGTGAATGTATGGGAAATTCTGTGTACTACATTATTTCCTTTGGAACTTAAATGGGAGTCAGTCTATTTTATAGCATGGGGAAGAATAATCATCTCATAATTTACCAACAAAACAAGCAGAATTTTTGAAATATTGAAACTTAGTAATACTACTTTGAGAAGCATTAAAATGTAGAATTTGTCTTAAACTTTACCTTGACAATTGCACTCTATAGTCATTAGTAATTAAAATATAGATGACATACATCCTATGTCATCTATACTTCATTCTCAGTTTTATTGCCTTGGTTAGGGATGGGTTGATTTACCCtttaatatgtataatattttgGTATTTAGAGATCACATACATCCTATAGATGACATTCTATATCACCTATATTTTATCAGTTCTGTTGCCTTGATTATAGATGGGTTGCTTTTACCCTTTAATGTGtataatattttgatatttaGAGGTCTCTTTAGTAATAGCCACATTAGTTCTGATTCTGCTCTTTCCTGAAAAGAAGTGCCTCTTTTAGTAGCTTAGTGGAAGaccactgttaaaaaaaatcctattttgttgttgttctcattACTTAGAGCATATTATTAATTTCTGTAATAAGGCCCATGTAGATAAGACTATATGTATTTAATACAATGTGTTACCTCTATacaactgagaaaaataattttaacatttcTAGATCATTATGGCTGTTAGTTTCTGTGTAATACCAACTCAACCCAGTAAACTGGGATGCAGCTTTTCTAGGTTTTTCAGTTGTCTAAACAAAATTACCAACAGCATactccattaaaaaaatttcTAGAAAAATCTCTCTCtgagtatatgcatatatacagatCATATgggtatgtacatacacacacacacacacacacacacacacacacgtgtttcaGTATCTTTTGACCAAGTTACATTTTGACTCATTTATAGTCAGTAGAGtaaaatagaatatattatgtcatcacatttatatttcaaatattttattttttttatttattttattttatttttttattttttttttggccagtcctgggccttggactcagggcctgagcactgtccctggcttcttcccgctcaaggctagcactctgccacttgagccacagcgccgcttctggccgttttctgtatatgtggtgctggggaatcgaacctagggcctcgtgtatccgaggcaggcactcttgccactaggctatatccccagccccaacaaatattttatttttaaggaactAAGCCATTGTCAATCAAAAATAGGAGTAATAAATGAGAAGTAGTCATAATTCACTAAGgttttaataaaatgtatattcttGCCTGTTTGTTCATGTACAATATTCTGAAATTGTTTATCTAAATGTGGCCCTCTGTTAATGCTGTTTATGTCACTTTTTCTAATATAGttgtaaaagctcaggggctACCTATAGAAGTCCCAACAACTTTTAGGAAGAATAGTAGTTGAATAATCAGGCAGAACATGTTGATGGAGATTATTCAGTTTTCATTTAAAGGTTACCCTCATTTCTTCTCATAATCTTTAGTCACCATTGCAATATGATTAATCAAGACAGCAAATTAGTTCAGTACTtttatcatttgtaaggaaagatTTGGAGGAAGAAATGTTTGGATGATTGAATTGGATGAGGCTTTTGAATTTGTTATCCATAATTATAAATTCAGTATGCACTTATAAATTAGCTTGAAATATACTGAGTTCTCTGCCTATGCAAATCTCTCCTATATAAATGTACATAGAGTTCAATTAACTATATACACATGAGTCAGAAATAGATACCTACATCAGGGAAAAACAGCGTAAGGCAAATTGATGAGTCACACTTAATGATAAGAGGAAGTAGATAACTAACCCATTACAAATTACATACTATATGTTAGCACATGTAGATGTTACTTATATTAATTTGGTCCTTCTAGTTTCTGCATATTATAGGGCATTGTTAAAGAGTAAAAGAGGATCATGGTATTCACATgtcctttttctcccttctaaTTATTCAGGCAGAATACTCTGGGAATGCTAGAGGATGAGGAAGTTTAGTTTATGTACCTCCTGTGTCCCACTACATACTCATAGCCACAATGGGATAGGGCAGGAAGAAAGCACATAATACAGAATTCCTCTTGTAGTTCACATCTTTTGAAAGAGTTCTTGCTGTTTCCAAGAGAAACAGTAATGTGTGCTAGCTAGCCTGAGTGATCCTTAGGTCATTTATAACCTCATATATTCTGTGATTCTAAGATTATGGCTTTATGTGAAAACAGTTATCTAGTTCAGCCTAATAAcatgtatttctcttttctttcttttataaaattatatagaaCTGCTATGATCTGCTGGTTAGAAAGAAAAGACTTATTGTTCTCTTCAGCCACTGGCTACTTCATGCCTATGGGATAATCTCCATTTCCAGAGTGGGTAAACTTGAGCAAGACCTACCCCTTTTGGCTTTGGTACCTACACCAGCCCTTTTCTACTTGTTCACTGCAAAATTTACTGAACCCTCAAGGATACTCTCTGAAGGAGCCAATGGACACTGATTTATGAACATGCCAAAAAAAACCTAAGAAGTATTCTTAATAAATACGTAAAGATTTTTTATTACCACTGCTCTGTGATATTTGGGAACAACTTTATCAGCAAACCttaatgtttgtgtttgtttgttggcttaTAAAGCCTTATGGTCAGACTTGGAAATATAAAAATACCATGATACTCTATTATACAGCATACTATTATCTCTTACACTAAAAGCCTAATGCTGTCTCAGTTCTTTAGTGTGCCACCATGGTTCTGGAACCTAGCGATggattattctcatttttttaagaaaactgtAGGTGTGGGGACAGAACTCAAGTGGTAATGCTCTGGATTTAAATCCTAGTACttccagcaaaacaacaaaatcctGCAGTCTCACCTCCTAGAGAGGtagaggcagaaaaatcccaggtttgaggccaacccaggcaaaaggtAATGGTGAGAGcttatcaaaacaaaataaaaatgaaggagcTCAAGCAATATTGGGTTCAGTGCCCAGCAATTCaaggaaatttttgaaaaataatttttaacaaaattatattatgaAATGCTTAACAGTGACATAATTGTGCATGCCTATTGTGTTTTAATATTTTCCCTGTACTGAGGTACAGAGATGAAGATAATTGTTTGATCTAATAGCAAACATGGAGATAAagtatgttgtttttatttatttttgccaatacaGTATTTTGATAATATCATAGAAATAGAACATAATTTATATAACATTTCTGTTTATAAACTGTAACAAAGACATTCATATTATTGTTcctgtaaagaaaataataaaaaaaaagttaagaacaaAACTTCAAGTGTCTGGATAAACTAATTATGGCAGTAActtaaaatgtcaaataaaattAGTGTCTCTTCTGAAATGAATAAATAGTTGTATAAACCCATTGTCCTATCTCATTAAAAATAATCTATATGCCACACTTTGAGACTCATTTTTTTCACACTGTGATATTTCTCAATGAAGATACATCTTAAGTGTTAAGTGTTTAGCACTTAACCATATTCTGGCCACAATTATCTATTTGTATTGTTTAGATGGTTATTCTCTGATTCTGTTACTTCTTGGGCAAATTACTTCATAAACCTTGACTTCTATGACAGTTACAAAATGTGGAAGTAGATGTGCTCACCTTTACATTAGTTTTGTCTGTGCTTTTTGAGTTTACAGCAATTGTAtccttgattttgttatttatttgttaatgtaTTTTTCCTACATTTAGAAGGTGGAATACTGGCACTTTTGACACGtctggttttcttcttttctgtagaaataaaaataaaatatgttctgCTTATTTGCTCAGCTAGGGATCTACTACTTTACCCACACTTCGTGTGAAAGCACAGAAGACACTGAGTAGCCAAagaaatcttgagcaaaaaacaccaATGCTGGAGGtaccacaataccagacttcaaattaCATTACAGAGCCATTGTAAAAAAAACAGTTTGGCACTGGCAACAAAAGCAGACACTAAGACCAGTGAAACAGAAAACACCAAAATAAATCTCCACAGTTATAGCCAACTCTTGAGGGAataaaaatagcctcttcaacaatggTATCAGGAAAACTTGATAGCCACATGCAGATGTTTGACATCTGTGCCAGTATTAGTGCAAAGTGGATCAAGTATTTTAATGTAGGACTTAAAACTGGGTGTTTCAGTTTAGTAGGCTTTTGTAGCACCCTATACTTCTCACTGCAAGTGGTAATTATTTTGCTAATAAGCCCAAAATAATTCAAAAGTCAAAATATTTCCTTGAGTTCTGGATCTGTTGATAATCTAACAAGTACATTGTTATACACTATCTAAAATTGTTGGCTTGTAATGCTGCATATTGAGCTATTTGCAAGgtttaaattcaaaacaaaacaacatatctGGGCCCATCTCCTGATATTCATGTTGAATTGATTTGGAATGCAGTCTGAGCCTAcgagttttatttttcaaacctcCATGTGGTTCTAATATTTTAATAGTCTGTGGCCTAAGCTCTTCATTTAGTTTTTACAAGAGAGTTTTTGACAATTACtggtaaaaatgatttttttgctGAAATTATAAAAGTATAAGTAGTTTTCTTTTCCAGAATTAAATACACAAAATATAGccaggcttcagtggctcatgcctgtaatcctagctcttcaggacgatgagatctcaggatcttggtttgaagtcagccagggcaggaaatccaGTGAGAtgccaataaaccagcaaacCCCCCAAAAAGTAGAgcagtggttcagtggtagaatactagccatgagtagaaaagctaaaggacagagcccagaccctgagttcaagccccagtactgacaccaaaaataaGCTCCAAATATTCATAGATATGGCAAATAGTTTTCAACCGGAAAAATGTAATTGTAACAACTATGCAAATTGAATTTTTAAGGCtttaaaaatatagggctgggcaccagtggcttatgactGTAGGAGACAGAActggaagattacagttcaaaaccagtataGACAGAATAAATAAATTCAGGTAGAAGGAAGAATTGGCAAATAATTCTATAGTATTCAACCTGTAAATGAGTGTCAATGTTCATTTGAGTGTGACATTAgagataatttatttcttttgatgTCACCAACTACAATAAAATAACAACGCTGTCTTATCAAAGACATTAAGGTATTACTTACGAGGCTCTTCTGGTGGTTCCTTTTTTATAATGAAACGTAACTTTTCAAGATTCCCTGCCAGCCACTGACTCATGTTTTCGATGCTTTCATCCCTCTCTTGCAGTTTTCTTATGAGAGTTGTTAGTCCTTGCAAGACATCTTCACCATTGCGCACCAAGTCCTTAAAAGgcatttggggtgggggtgagagtgTGATTATCAATCACAACAAAACATacattctgaaaaatattttaaacaaatatatttgcAAAAGTAATGTGAAATAAGTGTGTACACAGCCAGTTTACAATGTTCTGTAAAAGAGCCCAGAAAAATGGACAAGATTGAATAGAATTCTCACTGACCTTGCctttttcatgtgtgtatgtgtgcttgaagtcaaggcctgggcactgtccctgagcctttttgtgctggaggctagtgctctatcactggagccacagagacacttccagTTATTGAgtggttaactaaagataagaatctcaagggaaCTTTTCTCCcagggccagcttcaaactgtgatccttagatgtcagcctcctgagttactaggactTGGGGCTTGAGGCACCAGTGTCAGGCTTTCCACCCCATGCCCCCTTCAAGGCTAGTAtcctaccactggaaccacagttccagttctagctaattggagtctcaaggactttcctgcttgggttggccttgaacagagatcttcagttctcagtcacctgagtagtgaggattataggcatgagctgccaccACCACCCCGCTCTGACTTTGACTTTTTAACTGCatatggtaatggtggtggtaggggtggtAGAAAAAGCCAAATCACCCTCAACTTAGTGCAGAGCTGCAGAGGAGCTCAAGTTTAAGATAAGCCACCATGAAACCAAATGAGAGCTGCCTTGTAATTTCTTAAGTTTATTGATTGTTTGAGTCTTGGAAAAGTTAATTAGACTCAGctgccacagcttcattttcagaAGGAATTTGAAGATGTCTTAATAGCTAAAAAAGGATTGTATGAATACATTAAGTATCTAAAATTTTTAGTACTGTAGGCAGAGCCTAGCTTGAAATCCTAGGCTAACTGACTATAGTGAGGAATGGTAGGAAAGGTGCATGGCTGGTAAAACATTACATTAGACTGAGTTTAGGACTACTTTGTCCTAAAACAATATGTGTTTAAGCTtgcaagaagagagagaaaaaagaaaatgagaggggaatgggagacagacagacagacatacacagaggCAAAGAAACTCCCAAATTAGAAGTATAAGATAGTTTCCTAAAGAATTAAGATTTAATTGGCACATTgaataaatgtattttgaaatatgaTAGTCATACAAGTCCTGTCAACCTATAGTCCTGAACTCTTGTCCAagtatgtgcacacatatgcacacaaatacacacacacatacatttactCACTGAAACTGCAGCCTGAAATTCTGCCCACAAATCTGTGTATCTTGCTAaagtaaagataaaagaaaaagttactgaaacaatttgaacatatttttgtaaaactagctttagtttttaaatagaaatacCAGTTCTTGTACAATTTAATAGGTTTTATCATGGCCTTTTTATAAATGAATATtgtgggagaataatttctctgaccagtgggggacttagcctcagcacagatattctgatgccttattagcaaactaataggcccatggggaaacatctccattaaagagtctcctgtgtttgttggccaaaggaagccactttgtcatgagactctcctcccctgaatagagcctccttggggagacttgtttgcccagctgctccagggaaaactttttacagtaaatagggaagtcaattGAGGAAACAGTAGCTAGGTGATAGtccgcaacttttgtattgatatggatatctttctgtattaattttactcttgaagttgtgaattgatttctaaccctatataaaccctggccctcctaaaataaaacgtgcattggtccacttgcctctgcatcccctgtgtcctgactacggttgcagttacccgggtccaacagtgtgtgtgtgtgtgtgtgtgtgtgtgtgtgtgtgtgtgtgtgtgttttcttcaatTATATTCACCTCCTCATTGTCCTATCATGACATTTTTTGCACTGGTttgttttaagatagggtcttatttttttcccaggtgtgactggactgtgattctcctgtttTATGCTTTCTGCCATAGCTGGGGCACTCGGCATGCattaccacacccagctatttgTTGAGAAAAGTTGTGAGTTTTTTGCCAAGGCTGACCTTAAGCTGCAGTCTAGAACTTGGACTCCTGAGTACTTAGGTTTTTAGGCATAACCCACCAAGTCTGGGGTGGGTCTTAAACAATTTGTTGAGTCAAAACTCCAAGTACAAAAGGGCAcatattctattttttcctttcatctaATCATGTTGAAAAAAGTGTTGAAAGCCGAACAATACATTCTAGGAAGTAGAGGTGGGTTGAGAGATCAACCTCAAGGAGACATAGGGGAACTTTTGTAATGATAAAAATGTGTTATGCTTTGTTCGTGGTTGAAAAGTTGTCAATATTCATTGACCTTCAAATGTGGGCATTTTATTCCATGACAATCTACTGGGTCCATGGGGTATTACTCACCATGCTGAGCTAATATATGCCAAGACAAGTCACTATAATTTTGCCCAagtaattcttttccttttttgtagatCTCTGCTTCATTCTGCAAGTAGGCCAGATGCTGTAAAAGAGAGGCTTGTCATTGCTTTTAGGAGTCTggttactgtgtgttttaaaTAGCACGCAGTCATTTAATGGGCCCAGAACCCAGACTCTCTCTTGGGAGCTACCAAGTACTCTAGATGAAGGGGGCAAGGGGTCAACGCCCTTGTCAAGCTTCCATCtagggagaaagacagaagatGTTCTGAATGTAAACTGATACAGTAAGAAGTGAAGAGGTGTGCTGTCTGAAAGCATGAAGTCCCAAACAAAAATATGTACTATGAAGAAACATGGGAATTAAAATTTGAATTctttaataaataatagaaattatCAGAAGAGAGTCTATTGGAATACTTTCACAGGTGGATGAAATTCCTTCTAAGTTTGTTTCAAAGACTAGAAAAAGAAGGTGTATTTCACATGTGAGCTCCTGAGACATAGGCAGTTTGGAGCATCAGTGCTCTATCAAAGAACATTAGGACTTATTTTtccatgtttgtatgtatgtatgtttgcatgtatgtatgtatgcatgcatgcatgtatttttgtgccagtactggggattggcCTCAGGACCTaacactcttccttagctttcttctcaaggctaggatctaccacttaagccatgcttccaatttaactttttgatgattaactggagataagagtcttacagactttcctacttgccC
This window harbors:
- the LOC125362980 gene encoding JNK1/MAPK8-associated membrane protein — its product is MAMLPLVLHWFFIEWYSGKKSSSALLQHITALFECGMAAIITLLVSDPVGVLHIRSCRVLMLSDWYTMLYNPSPDYITTVHCTHEAVYPLYTIVFIYYAFCLVLMMLLRPLLVKKIACGLGKSDRFKSIYAALYFFPILTVLQAVGGGLLYYAFPYIILVLSLVTLAVYMSASEIENCYDLLVRKKRLIVLFSHWLLHAYGIISISRVGKLEQDLPLLALVPTPALFYLFTAKFTEPSRILSEGANGH